The Pseudomonas aeruginosa genome includes the window CGCCGTGGCGCTGGCCACGCCGGGCGCGCCGCCGAGCAGCGAGCCCAGGGCGAGCGCGGCGGAGCCGGCGACGGTCTGCGCCAGCAAGGTGCGGCGCGCCGGGTTTTCGGGTTGGTGCATGGGGTTCTCCCGTATCCAGATCGATTGACGGGAGCAACGCTATGCCCGGCGCGCCCTCGGCGACAGACAGCGGAAGGCGAACCGCTGGTTCGGTTTTTCCGAACTCAGCCCGGCGGCAACAGGCCACGCTCGATGAGCGCGCGGTCCCAGGGTGCCGGATCGCCGATTTCCTCTTCGAGGAACTGGCCGAGGACGAGGATCTTCCGGGGCGTCCGTTGGGTCTTGCGGTAGACCACGGAAACCTGCCCGCCGTCCGGCGAGTAGCCAGGCAGGACCGGCAGCAGCTCGCCGGCCAGCAAGGCATCGGCGGCCAGGAAGCTCGGCAGGATCGCCAGGCCGAGCCCGGCGCGCGCACCTTCGAGCAACTGGTGCCCGGAGTCGGTGCGCATCCTCACCCGGATGCGGAACGAGGCCGGTTCGCCGTCCACCGGCAGACAGAGCATGCCGCCGGGCTCGCGGTTGTAGTAGACCAGCCCGTCGTGCGCCTGTAATTCCTCGGGATGCTGCGGCACGCCATGCCGCGCCAGGTAGTCGGGACTGGCGCAGAGCAGGTGGCGGTTGGCGGTGATCGGCCGCGCCACCAGGCAGGAGTCGTCCAGCCGGCCCATGCGCAGGGCCATGTCGAAGCGCGGTTCCTGGAGGTTGACGAAACGATCGTCGGCCTGCACGTCCACCCGCAATTGCGGATGGCGCTCGGCGAAGCGCGCCAGCAGCGGCGCCAGGTAGCGCGGAGTGAAGGCCAGCGGCGCGGAGAGGCGCAACTGGCCGCGCAGGTCGTCATCGGCGTCGAGCACCGAGGCTTCCGCCTGCTCCAGCTCCTGTAGCAGGCGGCAGGCATGTTCGTAGTAGGTGCGACCGGGGTCGGTGAGGCTCAGCGGCCGGGTGCGGTTCAGCAGCACCCGGCCCAGGCGCCTCTCCAGTTGCTGGATACGCTGGCTGACTTGCGACTTGGTGGTGCCCAGGCGGCGGGCGGCTTCGGAGAAGCTACGGGCGTCAACCACGCTGACGAAGGTGGTCATTTCGGCAAACTTGTTCATCGGTGTCCTTCTGCGATCCGCCCCCGCGGCCCCCGATCATACGCTTTCCGCCGCCGCTATCCGCGCCTCGGCGACCCGGCGTAGGCGGTGCATGGACTCCTCCGACTCGCGCTCGATGCGCCGGCGCAGCAGGAACAGGTTGGCCAGGCGCATTGACCAGCCATCGAAGCGGTATTCCAGGGTGCGCACGAAGCGGGTGCCGGCCGCGCTCGGCTGGCATTCGTAGCTCAGGCGCAGGTGCAGGCCGTGGTCGCCACGGGCGTTGGCGCGCCAGAGGCGGCCCGGCTGGTACTCGACCACCGTCCAGGACAAGTGCCCGGCGCGGCCGCCGGCGTGGATGTCCTCCTCGAAGCGCGCGCCGGCCGGCAGCGGGCCCGAGGCGCCGTCGACCCGCAACGACGAGGGATGCCATTCCGGCCAGAGTGCCGGGCTGGCGGCGTAGGCGAGGGTCGCCTCGGGCCCGCGGGCGATCTCGATTCGGTGCTGCATGCGGGTCATGGCGCGCTCCTCGGCGGGTTCCGCTTCCCAGTGGAGGGTGCCGTAGCACCAGTCCATCAACGGGAAGACCAGGTTGAAGTTGTGCGTCTGCATCAGCTCGCGACGGTGATGCAGTTCGTGCAGGCGGCGCATGTGGCGGATCCACGGCAGACGGCTGAGCGGATGCTCCGGCGGCAGGTGTTCGCAGGCGTGGAAGATCTCGTAGCTGAGGTAGCCCAGCAGCAGGGTCGCGGCGAACAGCGCGGCGAGGTTGTCGTTCAGCAGGCCGAGCAGGCTCCAGGCGAGCAGCGCGCCGAGGCTGAAGACCACCACCAGCCAGGCCGGGAACAGGATCACCCGCCAGTCGCGTGCCTGTTCGTAGCGCATCTGGCCGGCGACGAAGAAGCTGTGGTGGTCGCCGGTATGGCGCTTGTAGAACATCCGCCCCAGCGGGTGCTTGTGGTGGCCGAGGGACTTGTGGATGCGGTACTCGCCCCAGTTGAAGAACACCAGCGCGGCCGGCACCGTCAGCCATTCCAGCAGGCTCGGCTGCTCGAGCCGGGAGAGGAAGAAGACGATCCAGGCGCCGCCGTAGGCGAGGACGAAGCCGGCGTGCAGCCAGGGGTTGTAGCCGGGCCGGATGGCCGCGCGGTACTGCTGGCGAAAGGGTTGGGGATCGAAGGACATGGTCGGCATCTCGCGTGTGATTGTTATTGGCTGGGCCGCGAACCGGGCCGATCCGCCGGGGCGGAAGGGCTTGCATTCGAGTGTAGCGATGCCAGTCTTATCAGGGTAATGGATAAATAGAATGAGGATTATTCATGAAGCTGAACTTGCAGCAGCTCGACCTCAACCTGCTTCTGGTCTTCGATGCCCTGATGCGCGAACGCAACCTGTCGCGCGCGGCGATCCGCCTGCATCGCAGCCAGCCGGCGGTGAGCAACGCCCTCGCCCGCCTGCGCGAGCAGCTCGACCAGCCGCTGTTCCGGCGCACCGCCAAGGGCCTGGAACCCACCGCCGCCGCCCTCGCCCTGTACGTGCCGGTGCGCCAGGCCCTGCATCTGCTGCAGGCCGGCCTTGGCTCCCAGGAAACCTTCGATCCGCACACTGCGCGGACCTTTCGCCTGACGATGAACGACTATGCCCAGTTGCGCCTGCTGCCGGGCCTGGTGACCCGCCTGAAGACCCTGGCCCCGCGGGTGACGCTGGAGGTACGTCCCGACGAAGGCGCCTCGATCCCGGCGCAACTGGCCAGCGGCGAACTCGACCTGGCGATCGACTACCTGTACTTCGACGAGCCCGAGCTGGCCTACCGGCCGGTCGGCGAGGAACGCCTGGTGGTGATCGCCCGGCAGGGCCATCCGGCCTTCCGCGGCGGCCTCGACCGCGCGGCCTACGAGGCCGCGCAGCACGTCTCGATCCTGCCGCGGGTCGGGCGCGGCAGTCCGCTGGAGATCGTCCTCGGCTCGGCCAGGGTACAGCGCCAGGTGCAATTGCTGGTGCCTCACTACCTGACCATCCCGGCCATCGTCGCCAGCACCGAGCTGCTCGGCACCGTGCCGCGCCGCCTGGCCGAGCGTTTCGCCGGCAGCCATGGTCTGCAACTGGCGGACGTCCCCTTCGAGATGGCCCCGGTGCAGGTCAACCTGATCTGGCATCGCCAGCAGGAAGCGACGCCCGGCCTGCAATGGCTGCGCGAGCAGATCGTGCAGATCGAACAGGGCTGAGTCGCAGGTTGCGCGCCAGGATCAGTCTTCCGTCACTTTCGATCATTGAGCGAGGCCTTTCCCGCGACCTATGGTGAGGCTGCGCCCCGCTGCCGGCCCCAGGCCGCCCCGGGGATACAGTCCAGCACCCGCCAGAGGAGCCACCGTATGACCAGCCTGCCGCTCGAAGCCAACGCCGCCGCCACCCTCGCCGAATGGCACGGGCTGATCGCCCGCCGCGACCTCTCCGGGTTGCCGCGCCTGCTGCACCCCGACGCCGTGTTCCGCTCGCCGATGGCGCACAAGCCGTATGCCGGCGCACCGGTGGTCTCGATGATCCTGAATACCGTGCTCACGGTCTTCGAGGATTTCGCCTATCACCGCCAGTTGGCCAGCGCCGACGGCCGCAGCGTGGTGCTGGAATTCAGCGCACGGGTCGGCGAACGCGAACTGAAAGGCATCGACATGATCCGCTTCGACGACGACGGCCGGATCGTCGACTTCGAAGTGATGGTCCGTCCCATGAGCGGCCTCCAGGCCCTCGGCGAGGAGATGGGCCGGCGCCTGGCCTCCTATCTGGCCGCGAGCAAGGCCTGAGGCGGAGGAACCTGCCATGACCCGCATCACCGAAGTCGTGGTCGAGCGTCGCCAGCTCACCACCGCCGCCCTGCGTACGCGCAACCTGCCCGCCCCGGAGGCGCTGGCGGAAGGCCAGGCGCTGCTGGCGGTCGGCGAGTTCGCCCTGACCGCCAACAACGTCACCTATGCCGCCCTCGGCGATGCCCTGCGCTACTGGGAGTTCTTCCCGGCCGGCGAGGGGCTGGGCATCGTCCCGGTCTGGGGCTTCGCCGAGGTGCTTGCCTCGCGCTGCCCGGGGGTCGAACCGGGCGAGCGCTTCTATGGCTACTATCCGATGGCCAGCCACCTGCTGGTCGCGCCGGCGCAGGTCCGCGGCAGCGGCTTCGTCGACGCCAGCGAGCACCGCCGGAACCTCCCGTCGGTCTACAACCAGTACCTGCGCTGCAGCAGCGACCCGCTCTACCGGGCCTCCGACGAGGCCCTGCAGATGCTCCTGCGGCCGCTGTTCACCACCTCGTTCCTGCTCGACGACTTCCTCGCCGAGCATGCCTTCTTCGGCGCCACCGACCTGCTGCTGAGCAGTGCCTCGAGCAAGACCGCCATCGGCCTGGCCTTCCTCCTCCAGCGCAATCGTGCGCAACGCGGCCAGGACTACCGCATCGTCGGCCTGACCTCCGCGGGCAACCGCGCCTTCGTCGAAGGCCTGGGCTGCTATGACGAGGTCCTGGCCTACGACCGCCTGGACGCACTGGACGCCAGCGGAGACGCGTTGAGCGTGGATTTCGCCGGCAACGGCGCCCTGCTCGGCCAGTTGCACCAGCGCCTGGGCGACCGCCTGCGCTACAGTTGCCTGGTCGGCGCCGCCCACTGGGACCAGCGCGGCGGCCTGCCGAAGGCGCTGCCGGGTCCGACGCCGAAGCTGTTCTTCGCCCCGGCGCAGGCGGAAAAACGCCTCAAGGACTGGGGCGGCGCGGCGTTCCAGGCGCGCCTGGCGGAAGTCTGGGGCGAGTTCTCGGCCTTCGTCGGCGGCTGGATCCAGGTCCGCCGCGGTGTCGGCGGCAGCGAGGTGCTGGAGGTCTACCAGGACCTGCTGGCCGGGCGCTCGGCACCGCAACTGGGCTACATCCTTTCCCTCGACGGCGGCTGAGGCCGCCGTTCTATACTGCTGGACGGAGGTGGCGAACCCGTCGCGAACGACGAAGCGGGTTCCACCCATGGCGTCGGCGGCGCCCTTGCGCCGTCGCTTCGCGGGGGGATGGAGAGATACCGTCCATGAACCGAGCCAAGCTCTACCTCTGCTGCGTTGCACTACTGCTGGTGCCGGCCATCGCCGGTGCGGCGACTGCCGACTACGTCTACGGCATGCCGCTGGACGTGGCCAGGGTGCTGAGCGTCGACGAGGCGCCCAGCGATACCTGCCAGGTGGTGCGCGCCACCCTGGTGTACCTGGACTCCCACGGCGAGCGCCAGGTGTTGCACTACCTGAAGCAGGCGCGTGCGTGCAGCGACGAATGAAACGACGGAGGAAAGGACGAACGGTCAGGGTTGTCGTTTCATTTCACGAAATTTTCACCGCTGACATGGATACTGGAACCAGCTGAAGGACCAGCGCCCCATTGCATAGAGCCCACCATCGAGTGGGCTTTTTGCATTCCGGGCCGCGTATCGCCTGGCCTTGGGCTCAATCCCGCTCTTCCCTGCGCAGCAGTTCGCGCTTGCGCTCCACGCCCCAGCGGTAGCCGGAAATGTCGCCGTCGCGACGTACCACCCGGTGGCAGGGAATCGCCACTGCGATCCGGTTCGCCGCGCAGGCCTGCGCCACCGCGCGCACCGCTCGCGGCGCGCCGATCCGTTCGGCGACCTGCGCATAGCTCGCCGTGCTGCCCGGCGGTATTTCCCGCAGCGCCTGCCAGACCCGTTCCTGGAACGCCGTACCGCGCACGTCCAGCGGCAGGTCCAGCCCCAGTTGAGGCGACTCGACGAAGCCCACCACCTGCGCCACCAGCCGTTCGAAGTCGGCGTCGCCGCCGAGCAGCTGGGCGCGCGGGAACTGGTCCTGCAACTCGCGCAGCAACGGCTCCGGCTCCTCGCCGAGGAGAATCGCGCAGATGCCATGCTGGCTCTGCGCTACCAGGATCGCGCCCAGCGAGCACTGGCCGATGGCGAAACGGATCGCCGCGCCGGCGCCGCCATCGCGGTAATCGCGCGGGCGCATGCCGAGGCGTTGCGACGAGGACTCGTAGAAGCGGCTGTTGGAGTTGAAACCGGACTCGTAGATCGCCTCGGTCACCGAAGCGGACGCCTGGCCCAGGCGCTCGCGCAGGCGCCGGGCACGATAGGCCGAGGCGTAGGCCTTGGGCGTCAGGCCGGTTTCGGCCTTGAACAGACGATGGAAGTGGAACGGACTCATGCCCAGTCGGGCGGCCAGCGCCTCCAGTGCCGGCGGCGTCTCCGCCGTCTCGATCATCCGGCAGGCCTGCGCCACCCGCTCGGCGCGCTGCTCCGCCGCCAGGCTGCGGTCGCCGGCGGCGCGCCGGCTGGGCCGATAGCCGGCGGCCTCGGCGGCCTCGGCAGTGGCGAAGAACTCGACGTTCTCGCGCCTGGGCCGACGCGCCGAGGAACTCGGGCGGCAATAGACCCCGGTGGTCTTCACCGCATAGACGAACGCCCCGTCCGCCGCCGCGTCGCGCGCCAGCACGGCGGCCCAGCGCTGTTCGTCGGTGTGGTAGGCGTTGCAAGGATCGAGCTGCTGGCTCATGGCGTTTCCCCTGTGGGAGCGGATGATGCCCGCAGACTAATTCGCCATTCAAGCGCAAGAACTCCGGTTCTTGCGCTTGAATTCGAGCAAGGCCATGTGCCCGGCTTCGGCAGGTGCGGAAGGCCGTCGGCTTGCCTACCCATCGCCAGGCGCCATAATGGCCCGCTCGAACCGGCGGAAGGATTGGGAACATGGCGTTCAAACGGATAGCACTGGCCTACTGCGTGCAACTGGATCGGGTGATCTCCATCGCCAGCGCCAGCCGCGAATACTTCTCCCAGGCCGAGCCGCGCAAACGCTTCGATTTCCTCTGCTCCAGCGAAGGGTGCCGGGCACAGGGGATCAAGGTATCGGCGAGCAACTACGACAAGCTGCCGCAGGACACCCGCAAGGCCGCGCACTTCAGCAAGTTCCCGCACTCCACCCATCTGTCGGATTGCGAATGGTTCGTCGAGGAGGACGAGGACGCTCTGCGCCCGGGCGAGTCCGCCGAGGATGCCGGCCAGCGGCGCATCCGCGACAAGCTGGATGCCTACGTCGAGGAGTTCGACCCGGCCATTGCCGAGGAGGCCGCGCCGCCGCAAGCGGACCCGGACACCGAGGAACACCCGCCGGCCTCCGCCGCAGTGCGCACCGACGCTCCCGCCGCGCCTCGGCAGAGAACGCAACGGCCACGGCGCACCCGCGATTTCGAACTGCTCGTCGACACCTTCCGCCAGGCCCGCGCCGAGCTGCCGGCGGAAGAGTTCAAGCAACTGGACATCCGCATCAGCGGCCTCGGCCGGATACCGCTGCGCGCCTATTTCCAGCACATCGGCTATGCCACCCCGGGCAGCGCCGGCAAGGTATTCTACGGCGGCGCCGACCTGGTCCGGCGCTACGGTGCGCCGAGCCGGCCGCAGGGCTTCCGCTTCAAGTTCCGCGACCGCATCGACGGCAAGCCGGTATTCCTCTACGTCGCTCCGGAAACCTTGCAGGGCTATCCGCATCGGCGCTACCTCGAAGACATCCTCGGTTGCGCCGAAACGGTGCGCTACTTCACCCTCTACGCCCTCGGGCGGCTCATCGAAGCGCCGAGCGGCAAGAGCTACAGCCTGGAGCCGGATGCCCTGCGCCACCTGGCGATCATCCCCGGTCCGGCGAAGGACGACGCCCCTCAGAGCTCGTCGTAGAGTCGGTCGCTGACCAGCATGTGCCCCGGCGCGTGACTGATGTACAGCTCCGGCTGAACCTCGGCGAGCACCGCCTGGGGCGTGACCCCGCAGGCCCAGAACAGCGGGATCTCGTCCGCCGCGAGGGGCACCGGGTCGCCGTAGTCGGGCCGCGCCAGGTCGCGGATGCCGATCAGCGCCGGATCGCCCAGGTGCAGCGGTGCGCCATGGGTCATAGGGAAGCGGCTGGTGACCTGGATCGCCCGGATCGCCTCGGCGGCCTTCAACGGCCGCATCGATACCACCGTGGGCCCGGCCAGGCGACCGCTCGGCCGGGTAGCGATGGAGCTGCGGTACATCGCCACGTTGCGCCCCAGCTCGAGGTGGCGCAGGCCGATGCCGGCGTCGAGCAACGCCTGTTCGAAGGAGAACGAGCAGCCGATGGCGAAGGCGACGAAATCCGCTTCCCAGAAGGTGCCGATGTCGCTCACCTCGACGGGCTCCTGACCGCGTCGATGCACCCTGTAGCGCGGCAGGTCGCTGCGCACGTCGATATCCGCGCCGAGCCTGGCGAAGTGCGGCGAGCCGGGTTCGCTGACGTCGAGCAGCGGGCAGGCCCGGGGGTTCAGGGCACAGAAGCGAAGGAACTCGTCGGCCCAGGATTTCTGCAGGATCACCAGGTTGGCCTGCAAGTGGCGCTGGCCGAGGCCGCTGGTATGGCCGGTGTAGTCGCCGCGGCGGATCAGTTGGCGCAGGACCGGCGGCGGCAGTTGCGCGAGTTCGTGGAAGGTCGGTTCGGGCATGGCGGCTCCGTGCGCTGGCGGACGTCGTTGTTGGCAGGTTTGTAGAAGCGGACGGCGGTCAGCGTCCAACGAGATTTTTCCGCCGGGGGCGATCGGAAAATCCGAATCAGCGCGAACGCAGCCGCCCCACTCCTTTCTTCAGCGGCGCCAGGAGCATGCACTCCGGGCCGACGTTGGCCGCGTAGTCGGCCAGCACCGCCTTGCTCAGCTCCACCACTTCGTCCACCAGTTCCAGGCCGGTGCCGCCGCGCCAGGACACCACCACCGGCAGGTTCGGCGGCGGCGGGCCGAGGCGCAGCAGGGTCAGTTCGCCGCGTTCCAGTTCCTGGCTGACCAGCGCCGGCGGCAAGGCGCCGACGCCGAAGCCGTCGCGCAGCAGGCGGGTCATCGCCGCCACCGAGTTCACGCAGTTCAGGCGCGGCGCCGCGACGCCGTTGGCGTGCAGCAGGCCGAGCACGTCCTGGTGCGGCCGCGAGTGCTTGGAGAAGGTCACCACCCGCTCCCGCGCCAGGTCCGCCAGCGAGGCGTAGTCGCGGTGGTAGATCGAGCCGGTGGAAACGATCCAGCGCAGCGGATAGCTGCCCAGTTCGAGGTTCAGCACCGACTCGTGGCGCAGCGAGTCGGTCTGGAAGATCAGGTCCAGGTAGCCCTTCTGCAACTGCTCGGAGAGGTTGCGCGCGGTGTCCGCCATCAGCTCGATCTCCACCGCCGGGAAGGTTTCCGTGACCCTGGCCACCAACGGGCTCAGCCAGGTGTGGATGACCGTGTCCATGGCGCCGATACGAATCCGTCCCTGGGTGCTGGCGCCGGTGTCGAGCGACTGCTTCAGCGCGTGCATGGTGTCCATCATCCGCTCGGCGTAGGCCAGTACCTTGTCGCCTTCCGGGGTCAGGGTCACGCCGCGCGAGTCGCGGACGAACAGTTTCACGCCGAGTTCGTCCTCCAGCACGGCGATCCGGCTGGAAATGGAAGCCTGGGTACTGAACAGCTTCTCCGCGGTGAGGCGGAAGCTCTTCAGGCGCGCGACCCAGACGAAGGTCTCGAGGAATTTCAGGTTCATGTGGCGGGTACCGACGGGCAAGGGACACAAGGTGGCGGGAGCGAGCAGCTTCCATGCCAGCGCCCACCTTCCGGCGGCACATGATCGACGCATGACGGCCTGCTCCGCCATCGAAATTTCTTATCCCCGGCGGCCGCATAAATTAGTTGGACGCTCGCTGGCCAGCCTCGAAGAATGCGACCACCGGGTGCGACGGCGCCCACCGAATCTTCATAACACCAATAACGACGATCGGTGCCCCCATGGAAAAACACATGACCCTCGACGCCGGCCCGGACGCTTCCCGGGACGGTCATTTCGGCTGGTATCGCGCCCTCGACAAGCAGGAACGCCGGGCCTTCTGGAGCTGCAAGATCGGCTACGGCCTGGACGGCATGGACACCCAGATGCTCAGCTTCGTGATCCCTACCCTGATCGCCCTGTGGGGGATCGGCACCGGCGAAGCCGGCTTCATCCACACCATGACCCTGCTCGCCTCCGCCGCCGGCGGCTGGATCGCCGGGATCCTCTCCGACCGCATCGGCCGGGTGCTGACCCTGCAACTGACGGTGCTCTGGTTCGCCTTCTTCACCTTCCTCTGCGGCCTCGCGCAGAACTACGAGCAGCTGCTGGTCGCACGGACCCTGATGGGCTTCGGCTTCGGTGGCGAATGGACCGCCGGCGCGGTACTCATCGGCGAAGTGATCAAGGCCCGCGACCGCGGCAAGGCGGTCGGCCTGGTGCAGTCCGGCTGGGCCATCGGCTGGGGCCTCACCGCCATCCTCTACTCGCTGATGTTCAGCCTGCTGCCGCCGGAAGAGGCCTGGCGCGCGCTGTTCATGCTCGGCCTGTTGCCGGCGCTGTTCGTCCTGGTGGTACGCCGGCTGGTCAAGGAACCGGCGATCTACCGCGAGGCCAGGCAACGCAACCAGGGCGCCGACAAGGTCAGCTTCTACGAGATC containing:
- a CDS encoding LysR family transcriptional regulator, whose amino-acid sequence is MNKFAEMTTFVSVVDARSFSEAARRLGTTKSQVSQRIQQLERRLGRVLLNRTRPLSLTDPGRTYYEHACRLLQELEQAEASVLDADDDLRGQLRLSAPLAFTPRYLAPLLARFAERHPQLRVDVQADDRFVNLQEPRFDMALRMGRLDDSCLVARPITANRHLLCASPDYLARHGVPQHPEELQAHDGLVYYNREPGGMLCLPVDGEPASFRIRVRMRTDSGHQLLEGARAGLGLAILPSFLAADALLAGELLPVLPGYSPDGGQVSVVYRKTQRTPRKILVLGQFLEEEIGDPAPWDRALIERGLLPPG
- a CDS encoding SRPBCC family protein, coding for MPTMSFDPQPFRQQYRAAIRPGYNPWLHAGFVLAYGGAWIVFFLSRLEQPSLLEWLTVPAALVFFNWGEYRIHKSLGHHKHPLGRMFYKRHTGDHHSFFVAGQMRYEQARDWRVILFPAWLVVVFSLGALLAWSLLGLLNDNLAALFAATLLLGYLSYEIFHACEHLPPEHPLSRLPWIRHMRRLHELHHRRELMQTHNFNLVFPLMDWCYGTLHWEAEPAEERAMTRMQHRIEIARGPEATLAYAASPALWPEWHPSSLRVDGASGPLPAGARFEEDIHAGGRAGHLSWTVVEYQPGRLWRANARGDHGLHLRLSYECQPSAAGTRFVRTLEYRFDGWSMRLANLFLLRRRIERESEESMHRLRRVAEARIAAAESV
- a CDS encoding LysR family transcriptional regulator encodes the protein MKLNLQQLDLNLLLVFDALMRERNLSRAAIRLHRSQPAVSNALARLREQLDQPLFRRTAKGLEPTAAALALYVPVRQALHLLQAGLGSQETFDPHTARTFRLTMNDYAQLRLLPGLVTRLKTLAPRVTLEVRPDEGASIPAQLASGELDLAIDYLYFDEPELAYRPVGEERLVVIARQGHPAFRGGLDRAAYEAAQHVSILPRVGRGSPLEIVLGSARVQRQVQLLVPHYLTIPAIVASTELLGTVPRRLAERFAGSHGLQLADVPFEMAPVQVNLIWHRQQEATPGLQWLREQIVQIEQG
- a CDS encoding nuclear transport factor 2 family protein, which gives rise to MTSLPLEANAAATLAEWHGLIARRDLSGLPRLLHPDAVFRSPMAHKPYAGAPVVSMILNTVLTVFEDFAYHRQLASADGRSVVLEFSARVGERELKGIDMIRFDDDGRIVDFEVMVRPMSGLQALGEEMGRRLASYLAASKA
- a CDS encoding DUF2855 family protein, with translation MTRITEVVVERRQLTTAALRTRNLPAPEALAEGQALLAVGEFALTANNVTYAALGDALRYWEFFPAGEGLGIVPVWGFAEVLASRCPGVEPGERFYGYYPMASHLLVAPAQVRGSGFVDASEHRRNLPSVYNQYLRCSSDPLYRASDEALQMLLRPLFTTSFLLDDFLAEHAFFGATDLLLSSASSKTAIGLAFLLQRNRAQRGQDYRIVGLTSAGNRAFVEGLGCYDEVLAYDRLDALDASGDALSVDFAGNGALLGQLHQRLGDRLRYSCLVGAAHWDQRGGLPKALPGPTPKLFFAPAQAEKRLKDWGGAAFQARLAEVWGEFSAFVGGWIQVRRGVGGSEVLEVYQDLLAGRSAPQLGYILSLDGG
- a CDS encoding DUF2790 domain-containing protein, encoding MNRAKLYLCCVALLLVPAIAGAATADYVYGMPLDVARVLSVDEAPSDTCQVVRATLVYLDSHGERQVLHYLKQARACSDE
- the ada gene encoding bifunctional DNA-binding transcriptional regulator/O6-methylguanine-DNA methyltransferase Ada, translated to MSQQLDPCNAYHTDEQRWAAVLARDAAADGAFVYAVKTTGVYCRPSSSARRPRRENVEFFATAEAAEAAGYRPSRRAAGDRSLAAEQRAERVAQACRMIETAETPPALEALAARLGMSPFHFHRLFKAETGLTPKAYASAYRARRLRERLGQASASVTEAIYESGFNSNSRFYESSSQRLGMRPRDYRDGGAGAAIRFAIGQCSLGAILVAQSQHGICAILLGEEPEPLLRELQDQFPRAQLLGGDADFERLVAQVVGFVESPQLGLDLPLDVRGTAFQERVWQALREIPPGSTASYAQVAERIGAPRAVRAVAQACAANRIAVAIPCHRVVRRDGDISGYRWGVERKRELLRREERD
- a CDS encoding putative hydro-lyase; translated protein: MPEPTFHELAQLPPPVLRQLIRRGDYTGHTSGLGQRHLQANLVILQKSWADEFLRFCALNPRACPLLDVSEPGSPHFARLGADIDVRSDLPRYRVHRRGQEPVEVSDIGTFWEADFVAFAIGCSFSFEQALLDAGIGLRHLELGRNVAMYRSSIATRPSGRLAGPTVVSMRPLKAAEAIRAIQVTSRFPMTHGAPLHLGDPALIGIRDLARPDYGDPVPLAADEIPLFWACGVTPQAVLAEVQPELYISHAPGHMLVSDRLYDEL
- a CDS encoding LysR family transcriptional regulator, translated to MNLKFLETFVWVARLKSFRLTAEKLFSTQASISSRIAVLEDELGVKLFVRDSRGVTLTPEGDKVLAYAERMMDTMHALKQSLDTGASTQGRIRIGAMDTVIHTWLSPLVARVTETFPAVEIELMADTARNLSEQLQKGYLDLIFQTDSLRHESVLNLELGSYPLRWIVSTGSIYHRDYASLADLARERVVTFSKHSRPHQDVLGLLHANGVAAPRLNCVNSVAAMTRLLRDGFGVGALPPALVSQELERGELTLLRLGPPPPNLPVVVSWRGGTGLELVDEVVELSKAVLADYAANVGPECMLLAPLKKGVGRLRSR
- a CDS encoding MFS transporter, with translation MTLDAGPDASRDGHFGWYRALDKQERRAFWSCKIGYGLDGMDTQMLSFVIPTLIALWGIGTGEAGFIHTMTLLASAAGGWIAGILSDRIGRVLTLQLTVLWFAFFTFLCGLAQNYEQLLVARTLMGFGFGGEWTAGAVLIGEVIKARDRGKAVGLVQSGWAIGWGLTAILYSLMFSLLPPEEAWRALFMLGLLPALFVLVVRRLVKEPAIYREARQRNQGADKVSFYEIFAPGMLSITLRASLLTTGALGGYYAITAWLPTFLKTERGLTVLGTSGYLAMVILGSYVGYVVSAFLTDLIGRKKNFVLFAVGSFTVVLLYTQLPVSNGAMLWLGFPLGFFASGIFSGMGSFLTELFPTRIRGSGQGFCYNAGRAIAALFPMLIGMLGQKLSLGLGIGAFAAVSYGVVILAALSLPETRGKQLEL